From the Lemur catta isolate mLemCat1 chromosome 1, mLemCat1.pri, whole genome shotgun sequence genome, the window TATCACTATAAAATCCAATGTTATAATTTTCTAAACCTTGACTCGAGTTTCCCAACTGTGAGTAACACACTAATCATGACATTTTCTCTCTTACAACCAAGATTTTCAAAGACCAGGAGAAAAAAGCGTGTAACCCTATAAAGGGGCACCACATATCTGTTATTCTCAAAAAAGATATAGCCTTTATAGCAGTCCTTCTCCCCTTTAATTTCTGAATTAGAATCTTCATTGGGTTCCACTTGACAGGTATAGAcaatttttccttataaatgtAATGAACTTCTGGTGCCCTTTTCCTAGATTATATTCTTGAAGAGAGAACCTTAGGGAGCAGCACTGTATCTGATCAGACATGCTGAAGCTATCCAGTGAGTGTTGAAGGTAGCAAGATGATGTTGAAGAAATTACGTAACaccaatttagaaaaaataaaggaactcTTCTATTCAAATTACCTGGAAAACCAACTTATTGGTAGAAGGCAGTAGATGAGGAGCAGCTTCACCTGTGAAGCAATGTAGTGAGACAGACCTAGGTTTGAAACTTGCTTCTTCTGAGACATGTTCCCTTAGACAATTCCTTGATCTCTCTgaattttagtttcctcatctataaaatgaggaaatgtgCTGACTAAATGAGATCATGGAATgaaagtatatgtgtatatatgcccAATATGTAAGAATTTTCCCTTAAGGAATAGGCTCTTAGAATATACAGTCATATTCCTATTTGAACTTACAGCATGAATTTTATGCTGCCACTTTAAACAGattctgaaaaattttaacaCTACTCCTCCCCCAACATCACACGCTTCTCCTAACCCAGGGAAATTGAGGAGGTAagaggagctggaggagaagGATGCTTGAAGACAGAGGAGGGCATCCCATTTTTCCACAACCCAGAATAGCACCTCTCCTGCTTCCCTTCGGCTTTTCTGAGAGTTCATAAATCGAACTCCTGATGCTTAGTGCTCTGCATTGTGCACAGTGGATACTGACAGCTCTGCAATAGCttttataactgatttttttaaatcatatgatAAAAGACCACCTCCCAAGTTCTTGGGTGTATCCAGAGAGTATGTACCAATAATTATTAGGTATCGATACACATGTATATCTGTAGGAAATGCTAGCAATGAGCATCTTagaaaggttttaaaatatgactACTGGAAAGAGAACAGTCCCATATACAATTGGGAGAGGCAAGGCCTCTCCTGGCCTTCCATCTCTTCTGTATTCTTGTCTTCATGCCCCTTTAACCCTTTCTGTGAGTTCTTTGGGTCCTTGCAGCACTTCTGGGTTGACCAAATGTCTGCATGTTTTTTAACCTTCATTTTATCACTGTTAGCTTTGTCTGTTTTCCTCAAGGAGTTTCTATTACAAaactcttcctcctttcttccctcactcaaaatgttactttttatgtAGCTTTTTCCTATTTAGAACCAGTTAGAAAAGACCCGAGGAAAATAATTCACTAAAGATATTAATGGTTAATAAATAGTTATTGTGTTATCATTCCTGGGGAGTTCCTTTTCATCAAGGAAGACTTGAAGATTGGGCAGTATCTTAAGAAACAAAGTATTGTGGTATAGAATTCTAAGCCCTAAGTCTGTGGGGGGGGTGTTAGCCACAGAGACATTTCTGAGATCCCTCAAATCATAGAAGGAAGAAGCCACCTTTGCTTCCGTGGTGAAATCACTGAAAATCCCTACAGGGCCAGCAGTGGTTTATAGAGTTTTTGCTTTTCCTCTGCCATTCCATTTGGCCTCAAGTAGGCAACAAGTAGGAAAAAAGGAGACAACACAAACAACAGCAAAACTTGATTAAGACTCCTGAGTTACTTATTTACGTTTTagacttttacatttaaattttcacCTGTGTCTCCAAATTTCAGCCTAAAACCTttccctcacactatccttgaagttaaATAGATAATTAATCTTAAATCTTAGAAGGTGCTTTTTGGAGCATAAAAAAGGCTTGGCTCATCTTTGTAAAGTAACATTCCAAATATGAGTTATTAAAACAGCTATGTTTTCTAAGTATCTCAAAGCCCTCTTTCCTCAGGATTTCTGGGAGTTTGGATAgctttattttatagaagagcataaactgaggcctagagaagtcGAGAGACCTAATCTAGGTTGCACACTGAGTGTCCATGTGGGGAAAGGGAACTTTTGGGACTAAAATTAGAGCACTCTCCCATCTCTGGGTTGGAGAAAAGCTCTACCAGTCAGGAGTGGGGTGGGAGTGGTGAAAAGGTTGAAATCAGGCTGTTGGGCTTGAGTTGTTGAGGTCAGCCAGAGAGGAAGGCTAAGTCATGGTCATGCTTTGATTGATGTTGGTCTGTGATTTATGCAGTCTGAGACAAGCTGCTTTCTTCCCCTGTTCCCCTAACAGGCAGTCTCATTGCTGGAGATGACTGTCAGCTGCTCTCTCTGCACAGCCACCATCACATGCCTCGCCACTGGAGCCTGGGAAGCCTGACCACAGACCGGCATCTCCAAGGCATGAATAATTAGGTAGGCATAATGGAAGGCACTCATAGCACCCTCCAATTGCATAAGCCCATTACCGAACTCTGCTACATCAGCTTCTATCTTCCAAGGGGGGAAGTCAGAGGATTTTCATACAAGGGCACTGTAACTCTAGACAGATCCAGTAGAGGTTTTCATAACTGCTACCAAGTCAGGGAGGGGCCAGACATCGTCAGCCTCAGCCAGGAGCCGAGCGAACATCCAGGTGACATATTTTTCAAGCAGACTCCCACGAAAGACATTCTAACTGAGCTGTACAAACTCacgacagagagagagagactgctgGCCGACCTGCTGAGCTCAGACCACATCCTGGGGATTACGATGGGGAACCACGAGGGGAAGCTGCCGGAGCTGTCCGTGAGCCTGGCCCCGGAGGACGACCGCTGCCAGAGTGCCGGCGACTGGCCGGGGGAGCCCCCGGTGGGCCCTCTCAATAAGAGGAGTGCCCACAGGAACAAAAAGGCCCGGAGGTTTGGTGGCAGGAGAGAGGGCTTTGAGGCGCTCCTGCAGAAGAGGACGCGAAGGAAAGGGCGTGGGGGCCAGGAGTCGGCTCCTCacgggaaggaggggagggaccAGGTCGGCTTCAGCAACTCCCTTCCTCGTTCTCGAGCGAGGCCTAACCTTTGGCTCCTAGAGGAGAGAGGAAACTTGCTCCCAAACGGGGCACTTGCCTCTTCCCTGCACAGGAGAGAGAGCTGCCCCCCAGATATCTCCAGGACACTGGATGCAGATCTGGGATTCGGGGACTTTGGGACGGCTTCCAAGGACACTGGGCCTGGAAGGGGAGCGCCGCCCACTGACGGCAGCTCCACAGGGCCAGGACACGGTGGCGTTCGGGAGCGGCCGAGGAGGCCTCACGGGCTGGAGCATCGGCAAGCAGCTTTGCCTGGAAGCCACCAGGACCCGCAGAAGCATCCCGAGGCcgagagggaggggacagagaagtCAGCTGAGCGGACCTGCGAGAAGAAACCTGTTTCCAAAGTGGTGGCCAAGGTCCAGGATCTGTCCTGTCAGGTACAAAGGGTGGTGAAAACGCATCCCGAGGCTGAGGAAAGGATCGCCGTTTGCCCAGCGGCCCAGGCTGAGTTTGCACCCACAGCGGACTCGCTCTGCCTCCCGGGGGCCGAGGCCGGGGGTCGGGGCTCCAGGCGGCGGGGGCCCGGGCCCTCTCAGTCCTCGGCCAGCCAAAGAGCCTCCATTTCGACCACGTCAGCCGGTGCTGAGGGGGCTGTGAACAAGGTCCTCCTGAAGGTGATAGAGAGCGAGAAGTTAGATGAAGCCACCGAGGGGAAAAGGCTGGGCTTCCCCCTCAGCAAGAGAGCCACCCGCAGCCTCCCGGAAACCGGAGGCAAGAAGCGAGGCGGGCTGCCCCCAAGCGGCCGCAAGTCTTTGCTCCTGGATCTGCCCCACGGGGTAGGTCCCCGCTCCTCCCAACCCGTGAGTGATGAGAAGAGGCCTTCCCCCCCAGCACCAGCGGCTCTCGGCGTGGCATTTAATAATTCATCCCCTCAGTCTAGCACACGCAGACGGGCGTCACCTGTTCCCTCCCCGCTGTCTCCGAGACTCCCCAGCCCTCAGCAGCATCACAGGATCCTCCGGCTCCCTCCGCTGCCTGGTGAGAGGGAAGCCGCTCTTAATGACTCTCCTGGTAGAAAGAGCAGTGTCTTCTCTGGGTCCCCGTTTGCTGACACCTTGGAGCCACCATCCTCTGCAAAGGTCACGGAGACCAAAGgagccagcccagcctccctcagAGCAGGCCAACCAAGGTTGGCGCCTGAGGAAACTTTGGAAAAGAGCGTGGGGCCAGAGAGGACCACAGCTCAGCCCCAGCACCAGTCACCTCCAGGTTAGTTAAAATGCTTTCAGTCTGTTCTTGGGTGATTCAAGAACTATCAATCTGCTTGTGCTATTTAGGGACTGTCTGATTAACAATAGACCAAAATTCCTAGGCTTGTTAGTTCATTTTGTAGCAAGAAAACTGGGAGTGGGACGGGTAAGAGTGGAGATGGTGAGGAAGGTGTTGACTTAGGGGCTCAGAGATGTAGCTGCTTCCAGAAGCCATACTTTGTAAataactttttatgttttttttcttttggcacctTCTAAAGCTGCCTCCATAGTTGCCTACCACAGGGACTCTCAAAGGAAACAGGAACGGGCAGAGAGAAGTAGTAACTTGTCCCTGCCTTTGATGCTAACACTGGGTAATTGGCCCCTTCACCTGAATTCTGCTGTTTATGCTGCCGGAGTTGTTCTAGGGATTCTCTAAGCAGAAGTGAAAAAACATGCTGTGTCTTAGATCACCTGTCTGTATTTagagggtttttgttttcttttcagagtaATCACCTCTGTAAGTGCCATAATTTCATGAcaaaaacgtttttttttttttttaccagaagaGGGGTGAATTCAGTCTAATTTGAAGACACTTTGTTCAGACTTGTATCACTattgtgatttaaaattttacatgaaaattattttttaattcattaagacCAAAAAAGACAGTGTATAAGAAGTGCCACTCCAATATTCATTACATTTTCTAGGCCAGTGTGGCCAGATGCTCAGGGTTTTGTAAGCCATTGTGTAAATAATATGTTCTTTTTTAGCATTCCTTTAACAGCATATGGTCAATGCTTTGTCTAGGTAGTAGCTCGTAATATGATATATGGTCTCTTAAAGGTTGCAGAAAACATCATGTACAATTTCTGAGATAAAAATATCTGTCTAGGAAAGAGGAGTTTCAGAAGCTTGCTGTTCATTTTGAATTTgtgacattttattaatttctctaaaGCGCTGATCCAGGGAgtggttctttaaaaatgtagtaaatgctttttatcttgtttttgcaATATGTCAATCTTACTTTGGTAAGATCTGCTACTTTCATAATATAACCAATCAGATTCACCAGGAAAGTCATAGAACTGTAAATGTTATATCATATGTCATAGAACCCTAGTGATGAAAATTCTTTCTCCCTATGGATGCTGGAGACTTGGAAATATGTGGCAAGGAAGCTCTCTGGATTTATTAGGTGGGAGATGTCTGGGGGCATGGATGTGGAGTTCCTTTTAGAAACCACACCAAATTCTAGCATTGTGCATGTCCCCTGTCCAGAAACTGTGCATTAAGTACATTGATCTTCAGtaaatccttttttcccccaatttaggattatcttattattttgttgtcctttttctacctacgtaaaaaaaaaaaaaaaaaaaaaaaaaaattataaaagctccGCTACCTGAGTCAAGGCAGGCCACAGAAGACATTTGGTTTCCCTTGGTGACTGGCCATGAGCCTGCCAGGGGACAAGTTGAATGGATGACCACACTTTCCCTTGGTCTCTGCATGTGATTGCTCGTAACTGTCCCCTTTACTTAGTCCTCAGCCTTCCACTGGGATCTTCAGTAGCACTTTCAGGAGCCTCATAAGAATCATAGCCATGCCTTGCCTGGGAGACCTCCTGTGCTTTTAACCTTATAAAAGAAGAggttgggaaggggagggagagtaGGAGTGGGAGAGACTTTTTATCTGACATGGATAACTTCTCTTATGTGGAGACCTTCCCCAGGACATTATCTCTTTTTGGCCTTTCTTTAAAAGGCATGAGAGAGGGAATTCTCCAGATAATATCTTTGATCTGTACCCGGTGTTCTtgtcccctttcctctctttACTTTCCCTTTCTTGTAGTCATGAGTGcattttatattgtgtatccTTTGGTGACTTCCTGCAGCTGGTGGGCCCATACGGGGAGAATGTTCCTGCTTCCACCTGCCTTTGCTTTTCGCTTCATTTCTCCTCTACCCAGAGCCAGCAGAGACCTCAGACAGTCACCAGCAACCCAGAGGAAGGGTGACTAATTCATTTACCATCACCATACAGTAAGCCTTTATCTGAATCCAACTCTCACCTTTCTCCCACGTTAGCTATTAACCAGGGTGAGTTTATGATCTGTGGACATTTATATCCTACGGAAATAACATCTAGGTATTTTATTGAAGTGATGTGATTAAGATTATTGAGAGCTCTCATTAACTGCTCAAGTAAAAGATTAAGTCTGGCAAAAGTAATCAGATCCGTTTCCAGTTGGAAGACTCTTGAGTGTTACAGGCAAGTAGTAATTCCCAAGAAATGGTGAAATTCCCTTCTCCTTCTTGCAAGACCAAGCAGTTAAAGCTGACATTACCATCCACAAAAGAAGTAGCATAAAGGTATTACAGAGGCTATTGATCCACCTTCTACTGGGTTTAGTTTTCCTAACTCTTTAATTCACAGGGCTATGCTCAGGAATCTCTTATCTGGTGGCAATATGCGCAAATACAGAATAGGCTAACAATGCATGGTGGCCAGATTTGTCTTCTCATGGTTCCCTCCAATGCAAACCTTGGAGCTGGTTTTATAGTATTTGATTTTGGTGATGGGGACTGCTGTACAATGTTCCCAAGTCTTTGTGAAACATGGTATTGCCTCAAACCTTGAGGGACTCTAGTTGTGCTAACCTGTATAGCAGTGTCCTTGGGGCTGGGTGCTGAGATTCCTTTGTTTTGCtcactttcattttcctttgatcTGGAATAGACCCTTTTAAAGCCACACTTAGGAAATGCAGTCTTTAGTGTGCTCTTGAGCAATCTCGTGATCATTTTCCTCGGATTGAGGTCAGTAGGGTGGTGATGGAAGCATATGCCCCTGGCATAATTCTTGTTGATATTGAGAATCATTTGATCAATTCTTGTGCCCATCAAAAGATATAATTAATGCCAGCTGATTAAGGGTCAAGAGGCATTCATGTAATAGATTTTATTGTATCTATTGCTTCTGTCAaagctttgatttctttctggACATATATTATGGTAAATAGATATAAAGTTTTGCATGTTAATATTGAGGTTTGATGCAATtcccataaaattttaaagaagcttCATAATGTTAATGGATATATGCAACCATTTAAGATTACTACAGAGAGTATGCAGTACATAGAAAATTATCTATACTTAATgttaagagagaaaataagattCAATAATTGCATATAGCATTTTATacccacataaaataaatataagaattacaTTGACAGAAAGTATGTtgctatgtactttttttttaagacaagcatgaaaatgaggtttattgaggagagaaagataggattatagggcaagagcaagatataggtttacagaacatgatacatacaccacagatgacgaccggACCAACTGTCACAGCAacgggagagcaaaaggaagggcacaaaaaagCTGTTGCTATGTACTTTTGAGAAAGTAATGGAGTCATAATTAAAACTGTATATAACtgtgacctagcaatcccacttttaGGAATTTAGCTTACATAAATGTGTGCACCAATAAGAATATGTGCAGAAGAGTGTctattgcagcattgtttgtagtggcaaaaacagccagaaaaaatttaaatgtccatcagtagagaAATGGTTAAATAGATGTACATTTGTACTCTGGAATATTATGAGGCTGTTCAGAGTATTGATCTAGATTTATTTCTATTgacttataaaataatatatagaatgCTCTCAGTTTTTGTAAAACAAGTATCTCCCCTCCCCATATATGAATAGATATGTTTGATATGGGTTTGAATATCATGGAGACAGGGGTGGAGAAAGACTGGCCAGACTGTTAACATTCCCATGTGGAGGTGGGGAATGAGATGAAGGGAAAGGTACAGAAGCACTGGGGaatagcattaattttttttctttatgtgtttttacATTGTTTCTCTGGTTGTGAATGTGtcacttttctgattttttcaaGAGTGATTTaagtactgtttttaaaaataaaaaaacaaattccccACCTAGAGAGgttctgtgtgtgtgggggggggggtgtaggATTATAGCTAAACCGTGCTTTCCTGTACTTTCCCCATGCCCTTTAACGAGGCAAGAAGCTCAGCACTGAGGACACAGCACTGTAACAATGGGAAATGTGGGTTGCTAGAGAGCTGTGAAAGCAACACCCGAGAAGGAGTAGCCTAGGAGGTAGGATTAGATGAGGTAGAGCATAATCCAGACACCAACAGAAGAAGGTGATTCAAAGAGGCTCTTGGATTAGTCAGAGTCCTGACAGGGAACAGATGCCCCCAGGCCTGAAGGGGCAAGGCGGACCGTGGTCACTGGAACCAGAGAGGGGAGATTAGCAGAGGCGACCATCTGGCAGGAACAGCAGAGAGGAAGCTGTGCCTTCAGTCTCTGATCTTCCTGTAACCCTCCTCTAACTGACCCAACCAGAAGGCAGAGTGTAAGGGAGCCCAGCCAGTAGCTGTGGGCTGCACGGTCAGCCCTCCAGGGCCAAGAGCATAGAGAAGAGTGGGGAGAGGATCTGGAGGGGCACACGGGAGACTAGATGATGCAGATGAGTTGCGCCATCATCTCCTTTGAGGGAGCTACTTGAGTGGAGTGATCAGTCTGTAAGTAGATGTAAGAGGCTGGAGAGGAGTTGCTGGTGAGTAAGGAGACATGGTGGCTACAGTGTTTTCCTCCAGTTTATTAGTGACTGAATATAGAAAGAACAGCATTTTAAACGCTCAACAGGGTAAAGAAGAATGCATATGTTTGTGTGGGCTATGTTGTGTTATAGAACAGTGGTTATCTTGATACTACATGGTTATTGCAGTGTTTCATTTTTCATGTGACCATTCTCCCTCTAAATTTGATTCAGTTGACTGTCTTTTTACTGTTAAAAGTACATACATGGAGAAAGTGAATGAATTAGCAGTCCTTGTGATATGGTTTATAGTCTATAGATTCAGAAaacaattatgtttttttttaaaaataaagctcttATATTTAACAATGATTGATATCACATTGTGCCTGCTTGTTTTATGTGAAAAGcacaaagagaatttaaaaatatcttccccAGTTACCTCAAATTAAGAATAGCTGATTAacatatgaaatatgaaataagtTTTCTATCAAGGAACAATTTGTATTATGAGGTCAGTttccatataaaataaatgatgagtgtttttctcattcaagttttgtttttcaaaggggAATATGTTTTAAAGGCCAGGACCAGGGCCAAGACCTGATGTTTTAAAACCCCAAGGCAGCTCTatgcatatgaattttttttccagattaagGTTGAATTGTGCTGTGAGGATAACACCTTCTACTGAACTGTTTtccatttgtctctttttctattcttggatTCAGAGTACAAGATGTGAAGCAAGGGTGGCAGTCTGTGGCCTTAGGCTACACACAGCCATCTAAAGTAATTTCAGAGATGTGTAGAAATGGCAGAGTTAACACCATGATTACAAATAATAGccactgaaaaatttaaaagacagaaccattttttaaataaatagatattaaatgctgaagaaaaatttattggaCATATTTGTCCACATAACCATTCTGCCTCATAGCATCATTGGTTGGGGCATTTAAAACAGACAAACTTTTATGATTGTAATTGGAttacaagcatttattaaattgaAATCTTGAAagtgtatgttttgttttattccttatgGACTCCTGAGAGAAGGTGCTTTTTGAAAACTGTAGATACCATTCTGgccccaccctcttcctcctgATAGCTGTTATCAGCTAAATGCCTGTTATCACCTACCTCACTTCATCCACTTTCTGATTGTGGCCTCTGGGCTGTGATACTAGACCATGCCATCCTCCGAGAGTTCCTCCGTGTGCCCTGCCAGCTCAGCCTCCTATCATAGCGTGTTCTGAAGTTTCTTCCCTCTTGCAGAAGGTTCACAGTCATGGCTTGTTCTGATACAAAACCAGATTTTTCTATAGGGCCCAGAGCTCTATAGGAAAGAACTTGAAATTAGATCAGAATTGGAATTCAGAGTGTATAGGATATAGACAGGTTTGTGGGATCCTTGAAGGATGTTGGCCAATAGGGAGGAACAGTGAACAACTGAAAGAAAAGTACCATGAGAGAAGAGCTAGTCTGGGCCAAAATATCTGTGCACAAACATTTCTTCCTCCTGCTAGGGGTGCCCCTGCACTCAAAGGAGAAGGGGCTTTggcacaaaggaagaaagaaatttgtcaTCAGAAGTCCAACAGTTTTGTGGTATGAAAGAGACATTCAAGAGAAGCAGGAACTGTCTTGTtgtccagagaaagagaaaaggcccAGCTCTGTGATCTGGAAGAGGTTGTTAACAACCCAAGGACAGCTGAGTGACTGAGCAAAAGAGCAGAAGGATGACAAGGGCAGTGGGCCCCAAGCACAGAAACCTTGTAGGACCCCAGGAAGGCATAATTGGGGAGGAAAAGCCTGAGGAAAGACTGGATTTCATGCTAAGCAAGTGAGGGAGGGCTTTAAACATTGAGATTCAGAGTTTTGTAATTCAtgtaaacacaatttttttcacaATGAGGTGGTTCATCCAGGTTTCAtgtatttttcctaaaatgttaggatatatatatttttgtgtgttttaaacctatgctaaaatttaaagtttgagTTTTGTGTTTGGAGGGAGAGCCCAAAAATAATCCTGTGTCTGAGTAAAGCTGTTGGTTTCCAGGTTAGCCCAGAGGAATTGTGGAGAGTAAATAACATGTGCAGTTTGAGCTAGGCTTGCAACGTGTCTAGGCAAGTCTGGATAATCTGATGGTCGGGCCTGTCAAGAATATTTTGCTGAGTGCTTGGTCAGTCATCGCAGGACAGAGCTCACGCAAAGGAAAGCAAGGATTTGAGGCACTTCTGAGGACTCCAGCTTTGCAGGGGTGGGACAACACTGAAAACAGCATGACGTTTGTCCTCCAGATTTCCTGCCGACCCAGCCCCCTGGACTCATGCCTAGATCCCACGGAGAGAGGACTGCAATAAAAACCAGTGTGAAAATTTAAGGAATAATGttactaaaatttcttttaagacaTTGAAGGCAAGTTCTGCAGAACAGAATGTACAAACTTGTGGATGCAGAGAGTCCCCACTGAAGGTGCTGTTGAAGCACGCTATGGAAGGGTGTAATGAACTAGATTTTTATCTagtatcatatttatttatggtAGAATGAATGAGATTTTATCTTCTCTTAAGGAGAAGCGGGAGAGGTAGGCAGTTGTGCCTTGGACAGCGCATCTGGCACCTTTGACTGCAGCAGCCCTGGTGCCAATTTTGGAAGCATCAGGAGCTCTTTGTGCAGCCAGAGCAAGAGAGGACAGCAGTGACGAGCGGGAGGAATGCATCTGGGAGTACACGGGATTCCCAGAATGACTCAGGAGAAACTGGTGGGGGTGAGAGAGGAACACCAAAATTGGTAGAGTTAAGGCAATACTGATTTTATTCCTTGTTGTTACCTGCCTGACTGCAGTTGCTGGAAGAAACTATATCAAATTCTTAGGGTTCttttaagaatcaaatgaaataatatcattgAAAATACTTCATAAAGCATTAAAAGATATTAGCTTTATTATAATTACAGATCATTATTGGCTCATAAGACCGGAAAGGATTTTAAGAACCTGTTCTTCTTGGTGTTTTCCAATGATGAAATGATGCTACGAATAATAGGACACAACCAATCATTCTATGTGGACTTCTCAATTTGCTATTGATTAAAGCTGCtacatttgtttctgttttcaagaCCCTTACTTATGTAGCATCTTTATTGGTCTCTTACTGTTATGTATAGGTTAATATTGGATTTCCACCTAATTTGTAAAAATACTTGAGGGCTGGAATCATATATGATACCTCTGATGTACTCCCCATAGAGTCTAGTTTAAAACTGGTTTGCTCAGTAGCCTTGAATTTAGtcagcattttatatatttttagttaaattataAAGGAATTGAAATTGCATGTCTGATTACTCATGTCATTTCAATATGAAATGATAAATTGAAGgatgaaatagcaaaagaaaaacaaaggtctCCTTTCTTCTTACCAATTATTTCTGAATTACTTGAAATTATGTTTTCCCTCTACAAACCTGTCTCAATTTCTGCAACTAATGTAATCTTATCTTCCTgatttccatgtctttttttttgtcaAGACAATAGGTTTTGACCCTCAATTATCCATATCTTAtgacatgaatatatatttttattatactcacTCGTTGTTCTTTGTGCTACTATTTAGTTCTCATGAAGCTTTTGCATGTAGGACCCTATCATGTCCTTTGGATGAACACTCTGCAGTTCCATGAATAGTGGATCAATAtatactgattaaaaaaaattttgtggttattgactttaattaaaaacaagCTTCCAATTCACAGTGACAAGGCAGTGACTGTGAGAGACAAAAATTGCCCTTAGGAATAATAGTCAGACAGAATGGTTGGGAATTCTTTCGGCTAACATTGCCACCCAGCAAAGTAAAATCAGTTTTCCCTTGCTATGTTTTTGGTGTCCCATTTTCATTTGGAACCTGTTTCTGCTGGTGATGGAACCCATCAAAATTGAAACAAATgtctcttgatttttattttattaaaaaggtcTCCTCAAAGACATCAATGGTGTTAATTCATTATTATATTGCTGGAATCAGTTTCAGTAACTGACCGATGgcatgtactcaataaatgttttattaaatgaatgactaaGTGGATGGATAAATGATGAGAGAATTTGGTCTGCAAACTGCTAACAGGGacaaatttttctcatttatctta encodes:
- the FMN1 gene encoding formin-1 isoform X2, whose amino-acid sequence is MEGTHSTLQLHKPITELCYISFYLPRGEVRGFSYKGTVTLDRSSRGFHNCYQVREGPDIVSLSQEPSEHPGDIFFKQTPTKDILTELYKLTTERERLLADLLSSDHILGITMGNHEGKLPELSVSLAPEDDRCQSAGDWPGEPPVGPLNKRSAHRNKKARRFGGRREGFEALLQKRTRRKGRGGQESAPHGKEGRDQVGFSNSLPRSRARPNLWLLEERGNLLPNGALASSLHRRESCPPDISRTLDADLGFGDFGTASKDTGPGRGAPPTDGSSTGPGHGGVRERPRRPHGLEHRQAALPGSHQDPQKHPEAEREGTEKSAERTCEKKPVSKVVAKVQDLSCQVQRVVKTHPEAEERIAVCPAAQAEFAPTADSLCLPGAEAGGRGSRRRGPGPSQSSASQRASISTTSAGAEGAVNKVLLKVIESEKLDEATEGKRLGFPLSKRATRSLPETGGKKRGGLPPSGRKSLLLDLPHGVGPRSSQPVSDEKRPSPPAPAALGVAFNNSSPQSSTRRRASPVPSPLSPRLPSPQQHHRILRLPPLPGEREAALNDSPGRKSSVFSGSPFADTLEPPSSAKVTETKGASPASLRAGQPRLAPEETLEKSVGPERTTAQPQHQSPPAFHWDLQ